In Chloroflexia bacterium SDU3-3, the genomic stretch TCGACGCCCAGCCCACCGCCGCCCAGGATTCGCCCACCGCCGCCGCCCAGGATGGGCCTACCGCGCAGCCCCAGCCCACTGTGGCGGCGGTCCCGGCGGAGCCGATCGTGGTGGACACCACCGGCAAGGCCACGCCGATCGACCCGCGCCTGCTGGGCACCAACCTGCCCGCCTGGCTCGGCCCCAAGCGCCTGGCCGACCCTAGGCTGCAGGCCCGCACCAAGGCCAGCGGCGTGAGCGTCATCCGCCTGCCCGGCGGCAGCTGGAGCAACCACTACGACTGGCTGGCCTGCGAGCAGCAGCAGCCCGAGTGCGCCTGGGATTTCGCCGCGCGGCCCAGCGACATGTTGGCCTTCCTGAAGGCCACCGGCGCACAGGGCATGTGGACGGTCTCGGCCAACAGCACCGCGCAGGAGGCGGCGGCCCTGGTGGCCTTTGCGAACGGCAAGGTGGGCGACAAGCGCAAGATCGGTGTGGATGTGCGGGGCCGCGACTGGAAGACGGTGGGCGACTGGGCCACGCTGCGCAGCGAGGGCGGCAACCCCGATCCAGCCGAGATCAAGCTGTGGGAGTTCGGCAACGAGCTGTACGGCGGCAAGCAGGGCAAGGACTGCACCAGCGCGGGCTGGGAGGACGTGTGGACCTGCGACGGCAGCGAGTATGTGCAGGGCATCGGCAGCGGCAAGAGCCGCCACGAGGGCTACCTGGAGGTGCGCGCCGCCATGCTGGCGATCGACCCCACCATCAAGGTCGGCGCGGTCGGCAACGAGTCGCTCGACAACTGGTCGAACTGGGGCAGCGAGGTGATCAAGGCGGCGGGCAGCAAGCTCGACTTCTACATCGTACACCACTACGGCTACAACCAGCCGCCCACCGACACATCCGACGTGGCGCGCCAGCCGCTCTCCACCTGGCCGCTGCTGGCGCAGTCGCTGGGCGAGCAGCTGGGCGACACGCCGATGGCCGTGACCGAGTACAACATCGTGGCGTTCCAGGATGGCGACAGCGGCCAGCTGATGCGCCGCGCGGTCAACCTGTTCTACACCGTCGACACCATCGGTCAGCTGGCCGAGAGCGGTGTGGCGATCGCCAACCACTGGGATCTGATGAACGGCCAGGCCGACAGCGGCACCGACTACGGCCTGCTGCACGCCGACACGCTGGCCCGCCAGCCCGCCTACTACGCCTTCCCGCTGTGGAGCCGCATGGGCCAGGAGCTGCTGCCGGTGAGCGCGGGCGAGGGCCAGGGCCAGGGCGGGCTGCACGCCTACGCCTCGCGCGCCGAAGATGGCACTATCGCCGTGCTGGTGGTGAACCCCACCGCCCAGGCGCTGGCCGCGCCCGTGCAGCTGGAGGGCGACCCATCGCCCCGCACCGCCAGCGCCGATGTGGTGCAGGCCAGTTCGCTAAGCGCCACCGAGGCCAGCTTCAACGGCGTGGCCGACCCCGCCGACGACCTCTCCGACGCGCCCTCGGCGGCGCTGGGCCAGGCCAGCGGCTCGCTCGACATGACCTTTCCGCCCTTCTCCGTCACGCTGGTGCGGCTGGCCCCCGCCAGCTAGCCCGGCCAAGGGAGCGCAAGCGACGAATACCACGAAGACGCGAAGGCGCGAGGTGAACACCAGAGACGATGGGGTGG encodes the following:
- a CDS encoding alpha-L-arabinofuranosidase yields the protein MRLHPQLFSYALALAALSACGTPAAAPAPTVAPSGPTATPFLRDSSHLFDAQPTAAQDSPTAAAQDGPTAQPQPTVAAVPAEPIVVDTTGKATPIDPRLLGTNLPAWLGPKRLADPRLQARTKASGVSVIRLPGGSWSNHYDWLACEQQQPECAWDFAARPSDMLAFLKATGAQGMWTVSANSTAQEAAALVAFANGKVGDKRKIGVDVRGRDWKTVGDWATLRSEGGNPDPAEIKLWEFGNELYGGKQGKDCTSAGWEDVWTCDGSEYVQGIGSGKSRHEGYLEVRAAMLAIDPTIKVGAVGNESLDNWSNWGSEVIKAAGSKLDFYIVHHYGYNQPPTDTSDVARQPLSTWPLLAQSLGEQLGDTPMAVTEYNIVAFQDGDSGQLMRRAVNLFYTVDTIGQLAESGVAIANHWDLMNGQADSGTDYGLLHADTLARQPAYYAFPLWSRMGQELLPVSAGEGQGQGGLHAYASRAEDGTIAVLVVNPTAQALAAPVQLEGDPSPRTASADVVQASSLSATEASFNGVADPADDLSDAPSAALGQASGSLDMTFPPFSVTLVRLAPAS